CGGAGGGGGAGGCCGAGGCTTTGGAGCAGGAGTTCATCCGGGTGAGCCGGGCCTTGCGCGCGCTAAAGGAAAAAAGGGCTTGACGCGGCCGGGTTTCACTGCTAAGATGCACTCAATACCGAAAGGCGAGGATGGGGAACAGTAGAGCGCCCCTCCGCCGGTCAGAGAGCCCGGGCCCGCCCGAGGGCGGAGCTGAGAGCCCGGGTCGGCGTGAGCCGCTCGAACCCGCCCCGGAGCCGGCGGCGATGAGCCGTCCCGGCCTGGCCGACCGTTACAGCGGGCCACGGGTCGCAGTGCCCGGCAGAGTGGGTCGCCCTGCAGGCGGCCAATGAAGGTGGTACCGCGGAGGATCGACGCCCTTCGCCCTTCCGTCAGGTTGGGCGAAGGGCGTTTGGATTTGCGTCACGGCAAGACACCCTGCGTCCGGCGGAAAGGCCCTGCAGGCAGCGAGAACGGAGGTGGAGCGGATGCTTACGGGCAATGTGGGATTTCTGGGTGCGGGCGCGATCGCCGAGGCCCTGATCCGCGGCATGCTGAATGCCGGGGTCGTACAGCCTGAACAGGTTCTGGTGAGCAACCGCTCCGATCGGGAGCGCCTGGCCGACCTGAACCGGCGCTACGGCGTGCGCACGGCGGGGAGCAAGGGGTACGTGGTGGACGTCTGCCAGGTGGTGGTGCTGGCCTGCAAGCCCAAGGACGTGGCCGGTCTGCTGGCCGAGGTGGGTGGCCGGTTCCGCCCGGGGCAGATCGTGCTCTCCCTGGCTGCGGGGATCGCGACGTCGTTCATCGAGGAGCGGGTGGCCGACGGGGTGATGGTCGTACGGGCGATGCCCAACACCTCCTGCCAGGTGGGCGAGTCGGCCACGGCGGTCTGCCTCGGCCGCGCGGCTACGCCCGAGGCGATGCGGCTCGTCACCGAGATGCTGGCCAGCGTCGGGCAGGTGTATACCGTGCCCGAGGAACAGATGGACGCCGTGACCGGCCTTTCCGGCAGCGGGCCCGCGTACGTGTACTACATCGTCGAGGCAATGATCGAGGCCGGCGAGGCGGTGGGCCTCGCCCCCGAGGTGGCCCGGGCGCTGACCCTGCAGACGCTGAAGGGCGCGGCGCTGACGCTGGCCACCACCGGGGCCGACCCCGCCGTGCTGCGAGAGCAGGTGACCTCGCCCGGGGGCACCACCGCGGCGGGCCTGCAGGTGCTGCGGGAGGCCGGCTTCGCCCAGGCGCTCATCAGCGCGATCGTCCGGGCCACCGAGAGGTCCCGGGAGCTGGGCCGGATGCCGGCGCAGGCCGCCACGGAGGTCGGCGATTGAGGCTCGCCAGAGCCGCGACAGCCGGCACGGAGACACGACCAACATACCAAGCGGGGCTGCACCGAGTCATCGCAGATGACGCTCGGGGCAGCCCCTCGGCTTATCTCGGCACAGGCATGGGCAGGGGGGTTCTCTGCTGGTAGTCCCGGCTTCGGGACTCCAGGTGGGCGATGACGAGCTCCTGACCGTCCAGACGGCGGCGGGGCAGGCAGTCGGGTATCCGTCGCAGCATGCCCTGGAGGGAGAGGTCTTCGGCGTGAACGACGGCCAGGTGAATCCCCCGCCGCAGGCAGATCGCCTGTTTGATGAGGTCGCGTCCCAACTGTCTGCGCGCCTGCTCTTCGCTGGGGTACAGCGCCGTCGGCCCGTAGTGCTGCGCACCGTTGAACTCGAACCCCGCGTTGGGCGGGTAGAAGCGGTCAATCTGCATCTCTTCGCCGGTGTAGGGGTTCACGAGGAACCCGGGCGAAGCGTCGTCCTCGAAGTTGTCCAGATCGATCAGCAGGGTGAGCCACTCGCGCATCAGGGCCTCACCCCGGTACGGCGCCTTTTCCAACCGGCGGTTGATCTCGGCGATGGCCTTCTTCTGGGCGTCGAGCTGGGGATTGGAGAGAATGAGCTGAAACGGCCCCGTCCGCCTGGACCGGCGGACCTCAACCCAGCCCGCATCGACCAGGCTGCGCAGCGCCCGCCGCGCGGTGCTCGGATCGCAGCGTGTCAGTCTCGCGATCTGGTTGACCGTGATCTCCACTTGACCGTCGCGGAACGTGGGCGCCAACTGAAGGGCACCGTACGTGATCTTGGCCTGTGCGATGACACACCGGCTTCGTAGCAGATCCACGGGAAGGTAAGCATGTTGACCCTTCGAGCAAGTCCAGGGTCTGAGCAGGGATAGTTGCTCAAGCTGTCTATAACTGGGTTTGATGGCGGTGCGGGAGAGCCCGCAGAGTTCGCTCAGGTGGTTCTGACCTCTTGGCCGGAGTTGAAGCCCCGCCCACGCCACCTTTGCCGAAGCGCCCAGCTGTTCATGGAACAGGATGAAGGCGGGCACCTTTACCTGGCTCGGCATGTACAGTCCGTTCACGCGCATCACCCGAATTTGCGTTCGCCACGTAGATGGAAATTCCTTCTAGATACTGCGGGTGTATGCAACCGTTCCCGGGGGTCGGGTCGGTAAGGGCGGCGAGGAGGCGGAATGTGCGGTGAGCGGAGGGGGACGAGTGCACATTCCGCCTCGAACTCGGGGCTTGGGGGCAAGTGAGTAATGTCGACGAGGCGGAATGTGCAGTGAGCGGTGGGGAGCGAGTGCACAATCCGCCTCGAACTCGGGGATCGGGGGCAAGTGGGTGATGGCGACGAGGCGGAATGTGCAGTGGGCGGTGGGGGGCGAGTGCACAATCCGCCTCGAACTCGGGGGTTCAGGGGCAAGTGGGTGAAAGCGAGGAGGCGGAATGTGCAGTGGGCGGTGGGGGGCGAGTGCACAATCCGCCTCGAACTCGGGGGTTCAGGGGCAAGTGGGTGATGGCGACGAGGCGGAATGTGCAGTGAGCGGTGAGGGGCGAGTGCACAATCCGCCTCGAACTCGGGGGTTCAGGGGCAAGTGGGTGATGGCGACGAGGCGGAATGTGCATTGGACGGTGGGGAGCGAGTGCACATTCCGCCTCGAACTCAGTCACGCATGGCCACGAACCAGTAGATTGTCTTTCGGTCCCACCCCAGGTCAAACGGCACGCGGTACCGATCGGCGGTGTGGGAGTTGGCCACCGGGTAGCCCCGGCTGTCGAAGCCGGTGATCAGGGCCACATGGGTCATCTTGCCCTTCTCCTCGTAGCCCAGCACGTCGCCGGGCTTCAGGAAGGAGCGAAACCCCTCTGGCCGGCCGGCGGCGATCCGCCACACGGTGCCGAAGTCGCCCCGGACCGCCAGGTCACCCTTGCCCGCGTACCGCAGGTGGCCGATGAGGGCGTCCGCCCTCGTGAACAGCGGCATCTGCAGCTTGCCCCCGTAGCGGAGCGCCTGGGAGACGAAGTTGGCGCAGTCGCCGCCCTCGCCCATGTAGTTGCGGAACTTCGGGTTGTACTTGTGGTCGTTGCCGCAGCCGGCGGCCAGGCCGCAGTAGGTGTCGGCGTATTCCACCGCACCACGGCGGTCGTACCGCTGCGCCGCCAGGGCGGTGACGGCGTGCAGCCCGGAGTTGCCCCGGTTACCGGAGGAGCGGCGAGCGGGCAGTTCCGCCGGCGCCTCCGTCTCGTCGCCCAGCGGGTCGGAGTACCACTCCAGCCCGATCAGCCAGCGGCCGTCGGCCGTCCGGTGCAGCTCGACGATGTGCCGGCTGCCCACGCCGAACCGGTTCACCGCCTCCTCCCCCGGGTACTGATACCCCAACTGCAACGTCTGTGCGACGTAGAACCGGGCGCGGTCCTCCGTCACCTTGAGCTCCTTCACCCAGATCCTGGTCCGTGCCTCGACGAAGCGGACCCCGCGCGCCTCTGCCCACGCCTTGACGTACCTGTACTTCCCCTCCTCGTGCAGCAGGGCCCACTGGGCGGTCTTCCGCTCCAGTAGGAAGTCCTCCTCCAGCGGCGGTCCCTCCCAGTCCGTCAGAAACCGCCGGGCTCTCCGCTCGTAGATCTCCCGCAGCCGAGGCGTGAGGTCCGGCTTCTCCGGCTCCGGCGGATCTACCGGCTGGGACTCCGACGATGGAGCCGGGGCAGGCGACTGCCCAGGCTCGGCTGCCCGGGACGGTTGGCCGGGCTCGGGCGCACGTGGCGGCTGCCCAGGCTCGCGTGTCCGGCGCGACTGGCCGGGCTCGGCCGCGGGGGGAGACTGCCCAGGTTCGGCCGCCCGGATCGGCTGCCCGGGATCGGGCGATGGCGATGGCCGGGGCTCGGCTGGCCGGGACGGCTGCCCCGGGGACCGCTGTCCCGGCGCCCGCAGCCGGGCCTGGGACGCGGGCGGCACCGCCGCAAGCGCAGCAGGCACGGGTTGGCTGGCCGCCGGCCGGGGTTGGGCGCCGATCAGGATTGCCGTCAGCACGACGGCGTGCAGGTACGGGCGGTACCGCCGCTTCATGGCCGAGATCCCTCACTTGAGTCTTCGTCGATGGCGCCGCCGCGCGGGCCATCGTCTGTGCTTTATTCTGTCCGCCGGCATCGGTCGCGGTGCATCCTCTTTCTGTCACGTGCGCCTGTCGGCGACGAGGCTCTTATGCGTACCCGTCGACGACGATCCTCCTTCTTTCACGCACATCGATCGGCGGCAATCCCAAACCCGTCACGTGCGCCTGTAGGAGACAAGGCTCTTATGCGTACCTGTCGGCGACGATCCTCCTTCTTTCACGCACATCGGTGGGCGGCAATCCTATACCCGTCACGTGCGCCTGTCGGCGACAAGGCTCTTATGCGTACCCGTCGGCGACGATCCTCCTTCTTTCACGCACGTCGGTCGGCGGCAATCCCAAACCCGGCAAGCGCACCTGTCGGCGACAAGGCTCTTATGCGTACCGTCGACCACGATCCTCCTTCTGTCACCCCCATCGATCGGCGACAATCCCAGACCCGTCACGCGCACCTGTCGATGACAAGCCTCTTATCCGTACCCGTCGGCAACGATCCTCCTTCGGTCACGCACGTCGGTCGGTGCGACAATCCTATGCCTGCCACGTCCACCCGTCGGCGGCAATCCTCTTTCTGTCATGCGCGCTCGTCGGCGACATACGGGCCGAGCGCAGGGGAAGACTAGCACCCACAGTCTCACCGCGGCGGAAGCCGCAGGATCAGCATCCGGACGAGCGGCAAACGGAGGGTCCGATGTGCGCAGGAAGACGGCAGTCCCCTTGCTCCTGATCCTTTCTCTGATCGCGTTGAGCGCGTGGAGCCTCCTGCCCCGCGGCGCGGAGCAGGCCGAGGCTGCCGCCCGGCCCACGCTGCGCCGGGGGGCGACGGGGGATGCGGTGCGGGAAGTGCAGCAACGGCTGAGAGACTGGGGCTACTACGAGGGCCAGGTGGACGGCAGGTTCGGCCCCCTCACGGAGAAGGCGGTGCGCTTCTTCCAGTCGAAGAACGGGCTCACGGTCGACGGTGTGGTGGGCCCCGAAACCTGGGCTGCGCTCGGGTATAGCGGCGCCCAGGCGGCGTCGGCGGGCGCGCAGCGCCCGGGCGTCAACATCGACCTGCTGGCGCGGGTGGTGCGGGCCGAGGCGGAGGCAGAGCCCTACGAGGGCAAGGTCGCGGTGGCGGCCGTACTCCTCAACCGGGTCGCCGACCCCCGCTTCCCGAAGACCCTGGAGGGGGTGATCTACGAGCCCCACGCCTTCGAGTCGGTCAGCAACGGGCGCATCTACAACACCCCGCCCACCGCCGACGACCTGCGCGCCGCCCGCGATGCCGTGAACGGCTGGGATCCCACCTACGGCGCCGTGTTCTTCTGGAACCCGAGCAAGCCGGTCTCCTCCTGGGTGTGGACGCGTCAGATCATCACCCAGATCGGCAACCACGTGTTCGCCAAGTGATCACGGAAGCGGCGGGCCCGCCCGGCGGGCCCGTCCGCGGGCAGATACCGAAGGGAGATACCAAAGATGGCGGGAAGGGGAATGCAGATGCGGCGAAGCAGGCCGGTCGGGGGCGCGCTCCTGGGCCTCCTGGCGGCCGGCGTGCTGGCTGTCTGGGGCGCCTGGACGGTCCACCTGTACCGGCAGTACCAGGCCCTGGCCTATGAGCTGGAGGCCGAGCGGCAGCGGAACTTCGCGGAGATGATCAGCCACGTCGAGGCCATGCGCGGGCTCATGGGCAAGAGCCTTGCGGCCGGGTCCACCCGTCAGAACGCCCTCTACATGGGGGAGGTCTACCGGCGGGCCAGCCTGGCGGCGGCCAACTTCATGGCCCTGCCGCTGCCCGAGGAGTTGGGGGCGGCCACGGGCAAGTTCCTGAACCAGATCGGCGACTTCGCCTACAGCGTGGTGCGCCACGAGGCGGCCGGACGGACCATGGACGAGGCCCAGCGCCAGGAGCTGGCCAGGCTGTACCAGGCGGCCACCGATCTCACCGCCACCCTGCGGGACACCGGCCAGGCGTCCGTGAGTGAGGGTTTCCGCTTCGCCAAGGCCGGCGTGGGCCTCTCGGACCTGTTCACGGCCTGGCGGGAGCGCAGGGCCGCGGGCGGGGCGGACCTCACCCAGGACCAGGCGCAGAAGAGCCTGATCCCGCCCGGGCTGAACCAGGTCGGCCCGCAGATGGACCAGATGCCGGTGCTGGTCTACGACGGCCCCTTCTCCGACCACCTGGAGCAGCGGACCCCGGCCATGGGCGGGCCCGCGATCACCCCGGAGGAGGCGAGGGCCCGGGCGTTGGCCTTCCTGCCCGAAGGCGTCACGGCCGACGCGCTGGAGGTGACCGAGCGGAACGGGCGCGTGCCGGTCTTCGCGGTGCGGCTCCCGCCCGGCGGCGGCCGGCCCGCAGTGACGGTGGACCTCGCCCGGGAAGGGGGCCACCTGGTCTCCTACATCAACGCCCGGCCGGCCGGCGAGCCCCGGCTCACCCTGGAGGACGCCCGGGAGGCCGGACTGGCGTACCTGGCGGCGCACGGCTGGTCCGAGATGGAGCCCACCTACGGCGAGGTGGCCGACGGCTTCGCCACCGTGCAGTTCGTGCATGCCCCCGGGGGCGTCCGGATCTACCCGGATCAGGTGAAGGTGCGCGTCGCCCTGGACAACGGCGAGGTGGTGGGGGTGGACGCCCGCAGCTACGTGATGTCCCACCGGGAGCGGGGCGGGCTGACGCCGTCGGTGACCCGGGAGCAGGCCCGGGCGGCGGTCAATCCCGAGTTGCAGGTGGAGGAGGCGCGTCTCGCCCTGATCCCCACGGAGGCCGGCGACGGCGAGGTGCTGTGCTGGGAGTTCCGGGGCACCCTGGGGGAGGAGACGTACCTGGTGTACGTGAACGCCCACACCGGCCTGGAGGAGCGCATCCTGCAGATGCTGATCACCGACAGCGGGACGCTTGCCCTGTGACGTCGGGCGGCGAGGGTGCAGGGCCCCGCGACCCGGCCTGCGGCGGGTCAGCGGCCCCGGCAGCGCAATCGCGCGTGGCGATGCTTGACAACCCGTGAACGACGTGGTAATCTCTCCACGCAAGCATTAACGGGACCTCAGAAGTAGAAGCCACCGCTTCTCACCGTACGGCCGGTTGTCGGTACGGTTTCGAGGTTGAGTACGTGGATTCGCCGCAGCAGGCGGCGCTGCAAGCTCAGCTTTGGACGCGGGTGGCCAATGGCCACCCGTTTCTGCTGTGTGCTTTGGGACGAGGCTGCCCGTTCTACCAGTCAGGAGGTGTTCGTGTATCAAGGATCAGCTCCGGGTGAACGAGATGGTCAGGGCCCGCGAGGTTCGGCTCATCGATGAGAACGGTGAGCAGCTGGGCGTGTTCTCCTCGCGGGAGGCGTTCCGCATCGCGCAGGAGCGCGGCCTCGACCTGGTCGAGGTGGCGCCCAACGCGAAGCCGCCGGTCTGTAAGCTGATGGACTACGGTCGGTACAAGTACGAGCAGGCGAAGCGGGAGCGCGAGGCGCGCAAGAAGCAGAAGGTCATCACCATCAAAGAGGTCAAGATGCGGCCCAACATTGATGATCATGACTTCGCGGTTCGCCAGCGCCAGGCCGAGTCGTTCCTGCGGGACGGCGACAAGGTGAAGGCCACGATCATGTTCCGTGGCCGCGAGGTCGTGCACGCGCAGCTGGGCAAGGAGGTCCTGGACCGGCTGCTGGAGACCGTCAAGGACATCTGCGTGGTCGAGCGGCCGCCGCGCCTGGAAGGCCGGAACATGATCATGATCCTCGCGCCCAAGGCCAATCTCGAACCCAAAGCAGCCCAGCAGGGCCAGGAAAAATAAGGAGGAGTAACCGCCCATGCCGAAGATGAAGTCCCATCGCGGCGCTGCCAAGCGGTTCAAGCTGACCGGCAGCGGCCTGGTGAAGCATTACCCCAGCAACAAGCACCACAAGAACACCCACAAGAAGGAGAACAGGATCCGCGCCCTGAAGCGCAACCTCGTCCTGTCCAAGTCCTTCCAGAAGAACATCCGGGAGATTCTGCCCCACTAACCCCATAGAAGTCCGCGCGTGCCGGAGCGGGGGCTCCGGGACGTGTCATAGGAGGAGAGCAACATGGCGCGCACCAAGCCCGGGAAGACCACCCGTGCTCGTCATAAGAAGATCCTGAAGCTGGCCAAGGGTTACTACGGCGCCCGGAGCAAGCACTTCCGGCCCGCCAACGAGACCGTCATGAAGGCGCTGTTCTACGCCCGGCGCGACCGGCGGCAGCGGAAGCGCAACTTCCGCCGGCTCTGGATCGCCCGCATCAACGCCGCCGCCCGCATGAACGGTCTGACCTACAGCCAGTTCATCAATGGCCTCAACAAGGCCGGCGTCCAGCTCAACCGCAAGGTCCTGGCCGACATCGCGGTGAACGACGCCGCCGGTTTCTCCGCTCTGGTGGAGAAGGCCAAGGCCAGCCTCTAGCAGGCCCCGACGCCCACCCGAGAGGGTGGGCTTTCGTCTGCTGTGCGGGATTTCCTGTACTCGGTCGCACGACTGCGGCCCGAAGGGAGTAGCCGTCATGGCGAAGCGATATGCTGTCATTGGGCTGGGGCGGTTCGGCGCCAGTCTGGCGCAGGAGCTGACGGGCGCGGGCCAGCACGTGCTGGCCGTGGACGTCGATGCCGACCGGGTGGACGAGCTGGCCGCGGTCCTGCCCCGGGTGGTGCGGGCCGACGGCACCGATCCGGCGGTGCTCAGGGCCCTGCGCATCCACGAGTTCGACACCGTGGTGGTCGCGATCGGCGACAACGTGGAGTCCAGCGTCCTCACCGTGCTCAACTGCCGGGACCTGGGCGTGCCGTACCTGGTGGCCCAGGCGCAGGACGAGGCCCACGGCCGGATCCTGAAGCGGCTCGGGGTCGACCGGGTGGTGTATCCGCAGCGCGACATGGGCATCCGGGTCGCCAGCAACATCGCCACCGGCGGCATCATCGACTACGTCCGTCTCTCCGACGAGTACGGGCTGGCCGAGCTTGCGCCGCCCCGGTCGGTGCTGGGCAAGAGCCTGCGGGACCTGGACCTGCCCCACCGCTTCGGCCTGAACGTGATGGCCATCAAGCGCGGGCAGCGGGTCATCGTCTCCCCGCGGGCCGAGGAGCGCATCGCGGAGGGCGACATCATGGTGGTCATCGGCAGCGCAGCCGGCATCACCCGGCTCCAGGGCGAGTAGGGGGGCGGAGAATGGCACTGCAGCACCGGAGGAGGGGGCCGACGTTTACGCCGCCGCAGGCCCTGGCGGCGGGGTTTGCGCTGCTGATCCTCATCGGCACCGTCCTGCTGGCCCTGCCCGTCGCCCACGAGCCCGGCCACCGGTTGTCCTTGACGGATGCGTTGTTCATGGCCACGTCGGCCGTCTGCGTCACCGGCCTGGCCGTGGTGGACGTGTCCACCACCTTCAGCGCCTTCGGCGAGGTCGTGCTCCTGCTGCTGGTCCAGGCGGGCGGCCTGGGCATCATGAGTCTGTCGGCGCTGATGTTCCTGCTCACGGGCCGGCGCATCGGCCTGCACGAGCGGCTGATGATGCAGGAGGCGCTGGGCTCCCTCTCCATCGCCGGGGTGGTGCGGCTCACCCGCACCATCATCGCCGGCACCCTGGCCGTCGAGGCGATCGGGGCTGCGCTGCTCTCCCTGCGCTTCCTCGCCTACTATCCCCCGGCGCAGGCGCTCTACTTCGGCATCTTCCACTCCATCACGGCGTTCAACAACGCGGGTTTCGACCTCACCTCCCGGTCCCTGCGCCCGTTCCAGCACGACCCGGCTGTCCTGCTGGTGATGGCGGGCCTGATCCTGATGGGCGGCATGGGCTTCGTGGTGCTGCAGGACGTGTGGCACCACAGGCGGTGGGAGCGGTTCAGCCTGCAGACCAAGCTGGTGCTGGCCGTCACGGGCGTGCTCGTGGGCGCAGCCACGCTGCTGGTGCTGGCGCTGGAGTGGGGCAACCCGGCCACGCTGGGCGGGCTGCCGGTGCCGGAGAAGCTGCTCAATGCCTTCTTCACTGCGGTCACGTTCCGCACCGCGGGCTTTGAGTCGATTCCCACGGCCGGCATGGCCTCCGCGGCGCTGCTCCTGGCCATGGTGCTCATGTTCATCGGCGGCTCCCCCGGCGGCACCGGCGGCGGCATCCGCACCACCACCTTCGCGGTCATCGCCCTGGCGGTGCGGGCCACGGTGCGGGGCACCGAGGACATTCAGGCGATGGGCCGGCGGCTGCCCCGGGAGCTGCTGGACCGGGCGATCGCCATCGTGGCGATGTCCATGGCCGTGATCGTCGCGGTGGGCGGGCTTCTCCTCGTGACCGAGGGGCACCTCGTCACCGCGCCCGGAAACCCGTTCGGCGCGGCCGACGTCTTATTCGAGAGCACATCTGCCTTCACCACCATGGGGCTGTCCACCGGCGTCACCCCGCACCTGAGCATGGCCGGCCGGCTCCTGCTGACGGTGACCATGTACGTCGGCCGCATCGGGCCGCTCACCGCTGCGGTGGCCCTGGCCCAGCGGCGGCGGGAGCGGGTGAACATCGACTATCCGGAAGAGCGGGTGATGATCGGGTGACCCGGAAGACCATCGTCGTGGTGGGCCTCGGCCGGTTCGGCTCCACCGTGGCCCTGCACCTGGAGAAGATGGGCCACGAGGTGCTGGGCATCGACGCGAACCAGGACCTGGTCGACCACTTCGCGCCGGAGCTGACCCACGCCGTCGCCTGCGACTCCACCGACGAGGAGGCGCTGCGCGCCCTGGGGTTGCGCAACTTCGACGTCGGCGTCGTCGCCATCGGCAGCGACGTGGAGGCCTCCATCCTGACCACCGTGCTCCTGAAGGAGCATGGGGTGCCGCTGGTGGTGGCCAAGGCGCGCAGCGAGCTGCACGGGCGCACCCTGGCGAAGGTGGGGGCGGACCGGGTGATCTACCCCGAGCGGGAGATGGGCGCCCGGCTGGCCCACTCGCTGATGACCGGCAGCGAGATCGACTACATCGAGCTTTCGCCCGACTACACCATCATGGAGATGGCGGCGCCGCCGGCCCTGGCCGGCAGGACCCTGCGGGAGGCCAACCTGCGGGCGCAGTTCGGCATCTCGGTGCTCGCGCTGAAGTCCGGCGAGCACATCAACGCGGCGCCGCTGGCCACCGATGTCATCCGGCCCGGCGACACCTTGGTGCTGCTGGGCAGCAAAGAGGGCGTGAAGCAATTGGAAAGGACGCTGCAGAAGGGATGACGAGAGCGGAAACGCCGCTGGGCCCCAAGCACGCCCTGGTCAGGCAGGCCCGGGAGCTCGCCCGGGAGCGGCGTGCGCGCGAGGAGTCGGGCCTGGCCCACATGGAGGGCGTGCGGCTGGTGGAGGAGGCGCTGGCCGCCGGCGTGGAGGTCGCGTACCTGCTTTACACCCCCGAACTGGCGGAGCGTCCCCGTGGTGCGGAACTGCTGCGCACCGCCGCGGCGCGCGGGGTGCCGCTGCACCCGGTGACGCCGGAGGCGCTGGAGCGGGCGGCCGACACCCGGACCCCGCAGGGGGTCGTGGGCGTCTTCCGGCCCCTTTCCCGGACCCTGGACGACCTGGGGCCGGGGCTGGTGCTGGTCCTGGACGGCCTGCAGGACCCCGGGAACCTGGGCACGGCGATCCGCTCCCTGGAGGCGATGGGCGGCGGCGGCGCGGTGGTCGCCGGCGGGGTGGACCCCTACAACCCCAAGGTGGTGCGGGGCGCGATGGGCTCGCTTTTCCGGCTGCCGGTCGTGAAACGGCCGATCGGAGACGCGCTCGCCGGGCTGCGGGCCGCCGGCCGGCGCATCTACCTGGCCGAGGCGGGGGGCGCCCTCGCCCCCTGGGCGGTGGACCTGGCCCGGGGTGCGGCGGTCGTGGTG
The nucleotide sequence above comes from Symbiobacterium thermophilum IAM 14863. Encoded proteins:
- a CDS encoding TrmH family RNA methyltransferase codes for the protein MTRAETPLGPKHALVRQARELARERRAREESGLAHMEGVRLVEEALAAGVEVAYLLYTPELAERPRGAELLRTAAARGVPLHPVTPEALERAADTRTPQGVVGVFRPLSRTLDDLGPGLVLVLDGLQDPGNLGTAIRSLEAMGGGGAVVAGGVDPYNPKVVRGAMGSLFRLPVVKRPIGDALAGLRAAGRRIYLAEAGGALAPWAVDLARGAAVVVGSEAAGPSPEARALADGVVSIPMAGPTESLNAGVAASLLAYEAMRQQGAAAPPALSH